From Penicillium digitatum chromosome 5, complete sequence, one genomic window encodes:
- a CDS encoding GTPase activating protein (Gyp3), putative, with translation MSSGNWISTFPAGAEFLTHHDWSLWSTHAREPQIPPRGPHLTPLALHIARDRVRLYHGNKIFTNTRGHSLHLTMVHRMVRGANGKPLDPPVALNYTPHRLKSIPQTGPCETNMNGRRIGNLYRREGGSGPSLSRFPTNGTTDETPPRPSVNSSETWRSSIEQTSGTERSSVLTKSSSITDLSPDTPDTPFGMDRGMSVEDAISMYLDGFSDATEEPSSPKSHTGSKAPSITPPPSRDSHLGEAYPLEFPSLGDIPPIPPMPKFATSRDTRPDSLFLPNSTFSEHSPIPPILPESAPELTALEPTLLEYPEPDPSDPVVPDSPYKVTPSASPVAEAPEVHHAHQRQASKKVFIPGLVPPLLRSGNGPRDDYGFRKATQHVSLDEYETWKGSYSHHVIQRRSKWCELLREHGLPTSEPTIFPPQSSKVKRFVRKGIPPEFRGAAWFYYAGGYELLNQNPGQYDELVAKAMSSPSNDDKEHIERDLHRTFPDNLHFKPDATELAQDPGGGSLNYSNVTTETQMIQSLRRVLYAYALHNPKIGYTQSLNFITGMLLLFLPEEKAFWMLHIIAADYLPGTHEISLEGANIDLWILMVLLRDSMPGTYSKIAVMGGTPSGRGKMPPLTVNSRLPDITLGLTNWLMSLFIGSLPVETTLRVWDVFFYEGSKTFFRVSLAIFKSCEKDILAVTDPMEAFQIVQSVPKKLLDANTLLDECFVRRHRVGQGRIEELRAQRRAAIREEKLRRSVAFGKGQLHSKTDDFTDRSPTAIPGVEHRVVGSWRHLKQHAFR, from the exons ATGTCCAGCGGGAACTGG ATTTCGACCTTCCCAGCCGGCGCAGAGTTCCTCACCCACCACGATTGGAGTCTTTGGTCGACCCACGCGCGCGAACCGCAAATTCCGCCTCGAGGTCCTCACCTCACTCCCCTCGCTCTGCACATCGCCAGAGATCGCGTTCGCCTCTACCACGGCAACAAAATCTTCACGAACACCCGTGGCCACTCACTCCATCTCACCATGGTCCATCGCATGGTACGAGGGGCGAATGGCAAACCCCTAGACCCACCGGTCGCTCTCAACTATACGCCACACCGACTGAAATCAATCCCCCAAACTGGCCCCTGCGAGACGAATATGAATGGCCGACGCATCGGAAACCTATACCGGCGCGAGGGGGGCTCC GGACCGTCTCTATCACGCTTCCCAACAAACGGGACCACCGATGAAACCCCTCCCCGACCAAGCGTTAATTCGTCTGAAACCTGGCGCTCAAGCATCGAACAAACAAGCGGGACAGAGCGCAGCAGTGTCCTGACCAAGAGCAGTTCGATCACTGATCTTTCACCGGATACCCCCGACACGCCTTTTGGGATGGACCGTGGGATGAGTGTCGAAGATGCGATTTCTATGTATCTCGATGGCTTCAGTGATGCGACTGAAGAACCTAGCTCGCCGAAATCCCACACAGGGAGCAAAGCGCCATCAATAACGCCTCCTCCATCACGCGATTCACACCTAGGTGAAGCATACCCACTAGAATTTCCGTCGCTGGGCGACATTCCGCCGATACCCCCGATGCCAAAATTTGCTACCTCGCGAGACACAAGGCCAGACTCTTTGTTTTTACCAAACTCGACGTTTTCCGAACACTCTCCCATACCGCCCATACTCCCAGAATCCGCGCCCGAGCTCACCGCTTTGGAACCCACGTTGCTTGAATATCCAGAACCGGACCCGTCAGACCCTGTTGTGCCGGATTCTCCCTACAAGGTCACGCCCTCCGCATCGCCGGTAGCCGAGGCGCCCGAGGTGCATCATGCACACCAACGACAGGCCTCAAAAAAAGTGTTCATTCCCGGATTGGTGCCGCCGCTACTCCGCTCTGGAAACGGCCCTCGAGACGATTACGGATTTCGCAAAGCTACCCAACATGTAAGCCTGGATGAATATGAGACCTGGAAAGGATCCTACTCCCACCATGTGATACAGCGGAGATCCAAATGGTGTGAACTACTGAGGGAGCACGGGCTACCCACATCAGAGCCCACAATCTTTCCCCCGCAGTCTTCGAAAGTCAAGCGGTTTGTGCGTAAAGGAATTCCTCCAGAGTTCCGAGGTGCGGCTTGGTTCTATTATGCCGGCGGGTACGAGCTTTTGAACCAGAACCCGGGGCAGTATGATGAACTTGTTGCGAAAGCCATGAGCTCACCAAGCAACGACGACAAAGAGCACATCGAGCGTGATCTTCACCGCACATTCCCTGACAACCTCCATTTCAAACCGGACGCCACCGAGCTAGCGCAAGATCCCGGGGGCGGCAGCTTGAATTATTCCAATGTCACCACGGAGACGCAGATGATTCAGTCCCTACGTCGAGTGCTCTATGCTTATGCGCTGCAtaacccgaaaatcggatATACCCAGTCTCTGAATTTCATCACGGGAatgcttcttctttttcttcccgAGGAAAAAGCATTCTGGATGCTGCACATCATTGCCGCAGACTACCTGCCTGGCACGCATGAAATCAGTCTGGAGGGTGCCAACATTGACCTCTGGATTCTCATGGTCCTGCTCAGGGACTCTATGCCGGGTACATATTCCAAGATCGCTGTTATGGGAGGAACTCCGTCCGGACGGGGCAAAATGCCTCCTTTAACCGTGAACTCTCGGCTGCCAGACATCACCTTGGGATTGACCAACTGGCTCATGTCGTTATTCATCGGAAGTTTGCCCGTTGAAACCACTCTCCGAGTTTGGGATGTTTTCTTCTACGAAGGCTCCAAGACCTTCTTCCGCGTGTCTTTGGCAATCTTCAAATCATGCGAGAAGGACATCCTTGCCGTAACAGACCCCATGGAAGCATTCCAGATCGTCCAAAGCGTCCCCAAAAAGCTGTTGGATGCCAACACGTTGTTGGATGAATGTTTCGTACGTCGGCATCGCGTCGGACAAGGTCGTATCGAAGAACTCCGAGCTCAACGCCGGGCAGCTATCCGCGAAGAGAAATTGCGACGATCCGTGGCCTTTGGGAAAGGTCAACTTCATTCTAAGACGGATGATTTCACCGACCGAAGCCCCACGGCAATCCCGGGCGTCGAGCACCGGGTCGTTGGTTCCTGGCGTCACTTGAAACAACATGCATTTCGATAA
- a CDS encoding Protein pns1 — MSGQAASYYNEGVPQGQPQPNYGHDQQHQNFQQPNPPPAPYPQPSYQQPSYQQPASEAKPPPQYHQNVPESGFSFDQAFKIEKPEWNDRWAGLLLIAVFLGYVAVSGLTIHKYATNKAFNGGGIYDSANDFSLNTNTLVLFVFVLVVALVFSFLYFMGARYFTKTFIWATGILNIVFALATGIYYIARKQYGGGIVFLVFGVFAIVCFISWIPRIPFTAFMLQTAMDVARGYGHIFLVSAIGGIVSAAFAAWFSVTTVSIYVAYEPDSTGTNPSCANGGCSRAKVIGLVVYVTFAMYWVSEWIKNTVHTTIAGVYGSWYFFSKSAGGMPKGSTRGAFRRATTYSFGSISFGSLIIAIINMLRQACSIAQRQEAGQGNLVGSIFIWILGCFISLLDWLITFFNRYAFCHIALYGKAYIPAAKDTWSMMRDRGIDALVQDCLMGPVLTMGSTFVAYVCALLAYLYLQFTNPAYNRDGDFTAVIMAFSFLIGLQICQIFMTPIGSGVETIFVAMGWDPQVMINDHPDIYYKLVHLYPKIQQAVHT; from the exons ATGAGTGGACAAGCTGCCAGCTACTATAACGAGGGTGTTCCTCAGGGCCAGCCTCAACCAAACTACGGTCATGACCAGCAACATCAGAACTTTCAACAGCCAAATCCTCCACCGGCACCGTACCCGCAGCCAAGCTATCAGCAGCCAAGCTATCAGCAGCCTGCATCTGAGGCCAAACCACCGCCGCAATACCACCAAAATGTCCCAGAGTCCGGATTCAGCTTTGACCAGGCGTTCAAGATCGAGAAGCCTGAGTGGAATGATCGGTGGGCAGGTCTCTTG TTGATTGCTGTCTTCCTCGGGTATGTCGCGGTATCTGGACTTACCATCCACAAGTATGCCACCAACAAAGCCTTCAATGGAGGAGGAATCTACGACTCGGCCAATGATTTCTCGCTAAATACCAACACTCTCGTTCTATTTGTCTTTGTCCTCGTCGTCGCCCTAGTCTTCTCTTTCCTCTATTTCATGGGCGCAAGATACTTCACCAAGACCTTCATCTGGGCGACCGGCATTCTCAACATCGTTTTCGCCCTCGCAACGGGAATTTACTACATCGCGCGCAAGCAATATGGAGGTGGAATTGTATTCCTCGTCTTCGGTGTCTTCGCAATCGTCTGTTTCATCAGCTGGATTCCGCGTATCCCCTTCACTGCTTTCATGCTACAGACTGCCATGGATGTAGCCCGCGGCTACGGACATATCTTCCTAGTCAGCGCGATCGGTGGAATCGTCTCAGCCGCTTTCGCCGCCTGGTTCTCCGTCACGACGGTCTCAATCTACGTAGCCTACGAACCCGATTCCACTGGCACCAACCCATCCTGCGCGAACGGCGGCTGCAGCAGAGCCAAGGTCATCGGCCTTGTCGTCTACGTCACCTTCGCCATGTACTGGGTCAGTGAGTGGATCAAGAACACCGTGCATACCACTATTGCGGGTGTCTACGGCTCGTGGTACTTCTTCAGCAAGTCCGCCGGCGGCATGCCCAAGGGCTCGACCCGTGGTGCCTTCCGTCGCGCGACAACATATTCCTTTGGCAGTATCAGTTTCGGCAGTCTGATCATCGCAATCATCAACATGTTGCGACAGGCCTGCTCGATCGCGCAACGACAAGAGGCTGGGCAGGGTAACTTGGTTGGCAGTATCTTCATTTGGATCTTGGGATGTTTCATCTCACTGCTGGACTGGCTCATTACTTTCTTCAACCGCTATGCGTTCTGTCACATCGCCTTGTACGGAAAGGCTTACATCCCAGCTGCTAAGGATACCTGGTCCATGATGCGCGACCGAGGAATTGATGCTCTCGTGCAAGACTGTCTGATGGGTCCGGTTTTGACTATGGGCTCGACTTTTGTGGCCTATGTCTGTGCACTGTTGGCCTATCTCTATCTGCAGTTCACAAACCCCGCGTACAACCGGGATGGTGACTTCACTGCGGTCATCATGGCCTTCTCTTTCTTGATTGGTCTGCAGATCTGCCAGATTTTTATGACGCCTATTGGCAGTGGTGTAGAGACTATCTTTGTGGCTATGGGTTGGGATCCACAGGTCATGATCAATGACCACCCGGACATCTACTACAAGCTGGTGCATCTTTACCCTAAGATTCAACAGGCAGTCCACACCTGA
- a CDS encoding putative proline-rich protein, whose translation MRSISPRFDPKLPLNQQVYHPQLPDASRPVKSFRKPPQLTLSTDTEIDHVLGPKTVPASVLNFPTGALESEEITYSSTEELKMLWETANGQRTRDLVGTLNLRMTKTGPATFTLGNSQNPLYTLQTFSTNEIALSRCDPSRPNHEVSIMMMSLEDRIRREHPNDGLVTLVFSRLAAMLAIDQAGEISKQHHLTPAETAEVETDALKRAAAQDSCRLSWDRHKRLYELRHPYLSRHNPPALVGAVGIPLSPVRSQSSGMVHITVSAPSGNTSLHQPPTIIVTGPVSSTAMEAAQQAANLRTSVLPVTDFEEPLASLDFATKTFSISPAGVIASIPSLYAIDSLIAALMAVAVSDEATNPILAEMVLGSPIISRPLTFDSPGPYSMPVLQGKLVTTAAECEDAAESKNLASQIESAQKISKEASGKKRVCKFWKKSSSKPLENPRGSKEIMKQQITVEEFDLEKYGRYGNGSSREGEKLPGITRTILRVLFFGFDLIVKGLALMVKVLAWFLVNSTRCVTGEKF comes from the exons ATGAGATCAATTTCCCCCCGGTTCGATCCAAAATTGCCTCTCAATCAGCAAGTGTATCATCCACAACTTCCAGATGCCTCACGGCCCGTCAAGTCTTTCCGAAAACCTCCCCAGCTTACGCTGTCGACAGATACTGAGATTGACCATGTTCTAGGGCCAAAGACTGTGCCTGCGAGTGTGCTCAACTTCCCAACTGGGGCTTTGGAGTCCGAGGAGATTACATATTCGTCCACGGAGGAACTAAAGATGCTATGGGAAACGGCCAACGGCCAGAGAACGCGAGATCTTGTTGGGACATTGAACCTACGCATGACAAA GACGGGACCAGCTACATTCACTCTTGGAAACTCCCAGAACCCGCTGTACACACTACAAACATTTTCAACCAACGAAATAGCCCTAAGTCGATGCGATCCTTCCAGACCAAACCACGAAGTCTCAATCATGATGATGAGCCTCGAAGACCGCATCCGCCGCGAGCATCCTAACGACGGACTCGTAACCCTAGTTTTCTCTCGACTAGCCGCCATGTTAGCCATAGACCAAGCCGGCGAGATCAGCAAGCAACACCACCTAACTCCCGCCGAGACAGCAGAAGTAGAAACCGATGCACTCAAACGCGCCGCAGCACAAGACTCCTGCCGACTCTCATGGGACCGCCATAAACGACTGTACGAGCTACGACACCCCTATCTCTCCAGACACAACCCACCCGCTCTTGTCGGTGCCGTTGGAATCCCACTTTCACCCGTTCGATCCCAATCTTCAGGGATGGTGCACATCACGGTCTCTGCACCGTCGGGTAATACCTCTCTTCACCAGCCGCCAACAATCATCGTCACTGGCCCGGTCTCTTCTACGGCAATGGAAGCCGCTCAGCAAGCTGCTAATCTGCGCACATCCGTGCTCCCGGTCACGGACTTTGAAGAGCCACTTGCGTCCTTGGACTTCGCTACCAAaacattttcaatttccccGGCTGGTGTTATAGCTAGCATTCCCTCTCTTTACGCGATTGATTCTCTCATCGCTGCTCTGATGGCAGTTGCCGTCTCAGACGAAGCCACGAACCCGATCCTGGCAGAGATGGTGCTTGGATCACCAATAATATCCAGACCACTCACTTTCGACAGTCCGGGGCCTTACTCAATGCCTGTGCTCCAGGGTAAATTGGTGACGACGGCTGCTGAGTGTGAAGACGCGGCAGAGAGCAAGAACTTGGCATCGCAGATTGAATCTGCACAGAAAATTTCCAAAGAGGCTTCGGGGAAGAAGAGAGTTTGCAAGTTCTGGAAGAAGTCATCTTCCAAACCTCTGGAAAATCCTCGGGGCTCAAAGGAGATTATGAAACAGCAGATTACGGTTGAGGAGTTTGATTTGGAGAAGTATGGTCGATATGGCAACGGTTCGTCCCGAGAGGGGGAGAAGCTACCTGGAATTACTCGCACTATCTTGCGTGTATTGTTCTTTGGTTTCGACTTGATTGTGAAGGGATTGGCACTCATGGTGAAGGTTTTGGCTTGGTTCTTGGTCAATTCGACGCGGTGTGTGACCGGTGAGAAGTTCTGA
- a CDS encoding Dimeric alpha-beta barrel: MVYTIVVHLRAKPDEESISKLKAKLVEASNVYSNDKETLSWFVMQSVFDKQDFTIVERYVQESSQEYHLNNPYWKTFDPYVIPLLEKDMDMHRLEELEGSTM; encoded by the exons ATGGTTTACACAATCGTCGTTC ATCTCCGTGCCAAGCCGGACGAAGAGTCCatctccaagctcaaggctaaGCTTGTCGAAGCCTCCAATGTCTACTCGAACGACAAGGAAACTCTCTCTTGGTTCGTCATGCAGTCCGTTTTCGACAAGCAGGACTTCACCATCGTTGAGCGTTACGTCCAGGAATCCTCGCAGGAGTACCACCTCAACAACCCTTACTGGAAGACTTTCGACCCCTACGTGATTCCTTTGTTGGAGAAGGATATGGATATGCACCGCTTGGAGGAGTTGGAGGGCTCTACCATGTAA